One part of the Cryptosporangium minutisporangium genome encodes these proteins:
- a CDS encoding precorrin-3B synthase → MPTAVPAPRRLDADRCPGALQVHEAADGGLARIRVPGGVVSLTQWAALQEYAPLDLTSRANVQIRGVADPTALAMRLASAGLLPSATHERVRNIVASPLGDVRPVVTGLDRELCASPDLAALPGRFLFAVDSARDVAGLGADVTVLLGSDPVPVLLAGVDCGLRVRVDQAVPALLAAAWGFLAERRAQESRAWRLAEVDDGPARVAARVADALGVPLSRPDVTAPPPPASGPIGVAPGGVGAVAPLGRLTAVQMARIGELARDEIIVTPWRGVVLPGVGASALDALTDVGLVTDPASPWATATACTGLPGCAKSLADVRADASVALGVAQPAPGLSPVHFVGCERRCGHPVGVHVDVLATADGYQVDGFPVDDVDELPAIVAAARRSKQ, encoded by the coding sequence ATGCCCACCGCCGTGCCCGCTCCGCGCCGCCTGGACGCCGACCGCTGTCCAGGCGCGCTGCAGGTGCACGAGGCTGCGGACGGCGGTTTGGCGCGGATCCGGGTCCCCGGTGGTGTGGTGAGCCTCACCCAGTGGGCCGCGCTACAGGAGTACGCCCCGCTCGACCTGACCTCCCGCGCGAACGTCCAGATCAGGGGCGTCGCCGACCCGACCGCGCTGGCCATGCGCCTGGCGTCCGCCGGGTTGTTGCCGTCCGCCACGCACGAGCGGGTGCGGAACATCGTCGCCTCTCCGCTCGGCGACGTGCGTCCGGTCGTGACCGGACTCGACCGGGAGCTCTGCGCCTCCCCGGACCTGGCCGCACTGCCAGGGCGTTTCCTGTTCGCGGTGGACTCCGCGCGGGACGTGGCGGGCCTGGGTGCGGACGTGACCGTGCTGCTCGGCTCCGACCCCGTCCCGGTGCTGCTGGCGGGCGTCGACTGCGGTCTGCGGGTCCGCGTCGACCAGGCCGTTCCCGCCCTTCTGGCGGCCGCGTGGGGGTTCCTCGCCGAGCGCCGGGCACAGGAGTCCCGGGCCTGGCGTCTGGCGGAGGTGGACGACGGACCGGCCCGCGTCGCCGCCCGGGTGGCCGACGCGCTCGGGGTGCCGTTGTCCCGTCCGGACGTCACCGCGCCGCCGCCGCCCGCCTCCGGACCGATCGGGGTGGCACCCGGCGGAGTCGGCGCGGTCGCACCGCTCGGGCGCCTCACGGCCGTGCAGATGGCGCGGATCGGTGAGCTGGCCCGGGACGAGATCATCGTCACTCCGTGGCGCGGTGTCGTGCTGCCGGGTGTCGGTGCTTCCGCGCTGGACGCGTTGACTGACGTCGGCCTGGTCACCGACCCGGCGTCCCCGTGGGCGACCGCGACCGCGTGCACCGGGCTGCCCGGCTGCGCCAAGTCGCTGGCGGACGTGCGCGCGGACGCTTCGGTCGCGCTCGGGGTAGCCCAACCTGCGCCGGGCCTCTCGCCGGTGCACTTCGTCGGCTGTGAACGGCGCTGCGGGCATCCCGTCGGTGTACACGTCGACGTGCTCGCCACGGCCGACGGCTACCAGGTCGACGGTTTCCCGGTCGACGACGTCGACGAGCTACCCGCGATCGTCGCGGCAGCCAGGAGGAGCAAGCAGTGA
- the cobN gene encoding cobaltochelatase subunit CobN — MILLLSTSDTDLLSARASGAPYRLANPARTSVDDLPELLDGVDLVVVRILGGRRAWEEGLDALLAGPRPVVVLGGEIAPDADLMQLSSVPAGVAAEAHGYLAQGGAANLEQLHNFLSDTVLLTGLGFAPPVDTPTWGVLERQPRTATDPTPTPVGEGPAAETTTRYGTSADVRRRTGPCIGVLYYRAHHVAGNTSFVEALCDAIEDAGGQALPVFCASLRAAPAELLRTLERADALVVTVLAAGGTKPATVSAGGDDDAWDVGALAALDVPILQGLCLTSSRETWAANDDGLSPLDNATQVAIPEFDGRIITVPFSFKEIDADGLTVYVADPERAARVAGIAVKHGALRHIPAAEKRIALMLSAYPTKHARVGNAVGLDTPKSAVKLLQALADAGYFLGDGLPGVEAQDGDALIHALIKAGGHDTAWLTEEQLASNPVRIPAATYRAYFESLDEDLQRKMLEHWGEPPGELYVHDGDIVLAALRAGNVVVMIQPPRGFGENPVAIYHDPDLPPSHHYLAAYRWLAAEFGADAVVHLGKHGNLEWLPGKTVGMSAADGSDAALGDLPLIYPFLVNDPGEGTQAKRRTHATLVDHLVPPMARAESYGDIARLEQLLDEHANIAALDPAKLPAIRAQIWTLIQAARLDHDLGLGDRPHDAEFDDFILHVDGWLCEVKDVQIRDGLHVLGLAPEGEARVNLVLAMLRARQMWAGQVAALPGLREALGLSEAGDEARVDVDAIDAIARSLVAEMDVRGWDPAVAAEVTASILDATPSAAADADRALVTRVLEFAANEVVPRLSKTTDELDHVLHALDGGYVPAGPSGSPLRGLINTLPTGRNFYSVDPKAVPSRLAWETGSAMADSLLARYREEVGDWPRSVGLSIWGTSAMRTAGDDIAEVLALLGVRPVWDEASRRVNGLEVIPASELQRPRVDVTIRISGFFRDAFPHVVAMLDDAVQLVAALDEPDNYVREHVRADLADHGDERRATMRLFGSKPGAYGAGLLQAIDSRTWRDDKDLAEVYAVWGGFAYGRGLDGVPARPDMESAYKRINVAAKNVDTAEHDIADSDDYFQYHGGMIATVRALTGQAPKAYIGDSTRPDAVRTRSLHEETARVFRARVVNPRWIEAMRRHGYKGAFELAATVDYLFGYDATAGVVADWMYENLAATYALDPENQKFFTESNPWALHAITERLLEAANRGMWEHPADETLAALQELYLATEGDLEDE; from the coding sequence GTGATTCTGCTGCTCTCGACCTCCGACACGGACCTGCTCTCGGCGCGGGCCAGCGGAGCTCCGTACCGCCTGGCCAACCCCGCTCGGACCAGCGTCGACGACCTGCCGGAGCTGCTCGACGGCGTCGACTTGGTCGTGGTCCGCATCCTCGGCGGACGCCGGGCGTGGGAGGAAGGCTTGGACGCGCTGCTGGCCGGGCCGCGGCCGGTCGTCGTACTCGGGGGCGAGATCGCGCCGGACGCGGACCTGATGCAGCTGTCCAGCGTGCCGGCGGGCGTTGCGGCGGAGGCCCACGGGTACCTCGCCCAGGGCGGCGCGGCGAACTTGGAGCAGCTCCACAACTTCCTGAGCGACACGGTCCTGCTCACCGGCCTCGGCTTCGCGCCTCCCGTCGACACCCCGACCTGGGGTGTCCTCGAGCGCCAACCGCGGACCGCAACCGATCCCACGCCGACCCCGGTGGGAGAAGGTCCTGCCGCAGAGACCACAACGAGGTACGGAACCTCAGCAGACGTTCGGAGACGTACTGGTCCGTGCATCGGTGTCCTGTACTACCGAGCGCACCACGTCGCCGGGAACACCTCGTTCGTCGAGGCGTTGTGTGACGCGATCGAGGACGCAGGCGGCCAGGCGCTCCCGGTGTTCTGCGCCTCGCTCCGAGCGGCGCCGGCCGAGCTGCTGCGCACGCTGGAGCGCGCCGACGCCCTGGTCGTGACCGTGCTCGCGGCCGGCGGCACGAAGCCCGCCACCGTCAGCGCCGGCGGCGACGACGACGCCTGGGACGTGGGCGCGCTCGCCGCGCTCGACGTCCCGATCCTGCAGGGTCTGTGCCTGACCAGCAGCCGCGAGACCTGGGCGGCGAACGACGACGGCCTGAGCCCGCTGGACAACGCGACCCAGGTCGCGATCCCGGAGTTCGACGGCCGGATCATCACGGTCCCGTTCTCGTTCAAAGAGATCGACGCCGACGGGCTGACCGTCTACGTCGCCGACCCCGAGCGGGCCGCCCGGGTGGCCGGCATCGCGGTGAAGCACGGTGCGCTGCGGCACATCCCGGCCGCCGAGAAACGCATCGCGCTGATGCTCTCCGCCTACCCCACGAAGCACGCCCGGGTGGGCAACGCGGTCGGCCTGGACACGCCGAAGTCCGCGGTGAAGCTGCTGCAGGCCTTGGCGGACGCCGGGTACTTCCTCGGAGACGGCCTCCCGGGCGTGGAGGCGCAGGACGGCGACGCGCTGATCCACGCGCTGATCAAGGCCGGCGGGCACGACACCGCCTGGCTCACCGAGGAGCAGCTCGCGTCGAACCCGGTCCGGATCCCGGCCGCGACCTACCGCGCGTACTTCGAGTCCCTCGACGAAGATCTGCAGCGGAAGATGCTCGAGCACTGGGGCGAGCCGCCGGGTGAGCTCTACGTCCACGACGGCGACATCGTGCTGGCCGCCCTGCGCGCCGGGAACGTCGTCGTGATGATCCAGCCGCCGCGTGGTTTCGGCGAGAACCCGGTCGCGATCTACCACGACCCGGACCTCCCGCCGAGCCATCACTACCTGGCCGCCTACCGTTGGCTGGCCGCCGAGTTCGGCGCAGATGCCGTCGTCCACCTGGGCAAACACGGCAACCTGGAGTGGCTGCCCGGCAAGACCGTCGGAATGTCCGCCGCCGACGGTTCCGACGCCGCGCTCGGTGATCTGCCGCTGATCTACCCGTTCCTAGTCAATGACCCGGGCGAGGGCACGCAGGCCAAGCGGCGCACGCACGCCACGCTGGTCGATCACCTGGTGCCCCCGATGGCCCGCGCCGAAAGCTACGGCGACATCGCCCGGCTGGAGCAGCTGCTCGACGAGCACGCGAACATCGCGGCGCTCGACCCGGCCAAGCTGCCCGCGATCCGCGCCCAGATCTGGACGCTGATCCAGGCCGCGCGTCTCGACCACGACCTGGGCCTCGGCGACCGCCCGCACGACGCGGAGTTCGACGATTTCATCCTGCACGTCGACGGGTGGCTGTGCGAGGTCAAGGACGTGCAGATCCGGGACGGGCTGCACGTGCTGGGGCTCGCGCCGGAGGGCGAGGCGCGGGTCAACCTGGTGCTCGCGATGCTCCGCGCCCGGCAGATGTGGGCGGGTCAGGTGGCGGCCCTGCCGGGTCTCCGTGAGGCGCTCGGCCTCTCCGAGGCCGGCGACGAGGCTCGCGTCGACGTCGACGCGATCGACGCGATCGCACGCTCCCTGGTCGCGGAGATGGACGTGCGCGGCTGGGATCCCGCCGTCGCAGCCGAGGTCACTGCGTCAATTCTGGACGCGACGCCGAGCGCCGCCGCAGACGCGGACCGGGCGCTCGTCACGCGGGTGCTGGAGTTCGCGGCGAACGAGGTGGTGCCGCGGCTGAGCAAGACCACCGACGAGCTGGACCACGTGCTGCACGCCCTGGACGGCGGTTACGTCCCGGCGGGCCCGTCCGGCTCACCGCTGCGCGGTCTGATCAACACGCTGCCGACCGGCCGCAACTTCTACTCGGTCGACCCGAAGGCGGTGCCCAGCCGGCTGGCCTGGGAGACCGGCTCCGCGATGGCCGACTCGCTGCTCGCCCGCTACCGGGAAGAGGTCGGCGACTGGCCGCGCTCGGTCGGGCTCTCGATCTGGGGCACCTCGGCGATGCGCACCGCCGGGGACGACATCGCCGAGGTTCTCGCGCTGCTCGGCGTCCGCCCGGTGTGGGACGAGGCCTCGCGGCGGGTGAACGGACTCGAGGTCATTCCGGCGAGCGAACTCCAAAGGCCCCGCGTCGACGTCACGATCCGGATCAGCGGCTTCTTCCGGGACGCGTTCCCGCATGTCGTCGCGATGCTGGACGACGCCGTGCAGCTGGTCGCGGCGCTCGACGAGCCGGACAACTACGTCCGGGAGCACGTCCGCGCGGACCTGGCCGACCACGGCGACGAGCGGCGCGCGACCATGCGCCTGTTCGGCTCGAAGCCGGGCGCCTACGGTGCCGGGCTGCTGCAGGCGATCGACAGCCGCACCTGGCGCGACGACAAGGACCTGGCCGAGGTCTACGCGGTCTGGGGCGGGTTCGCGTACGGGCGCGGCCTGGACGGCGTCCCGGCCCGGCCGGACATGGAGAGCGCGTACAAGCGGATAAACGTCGCCGCGAAGAACGTCGACACGGCTGAGCACGACATCGCCGACTCCGACGACTACTTCCAGTACCACGGCGGCATGATCGCGACGGTCCGCGCGCTGACCGGGCAGGCCCCGAAGGCGTACATCGGCGACAGCACCCGCCCGGACGCCGTCCGCACCCGCAGCCTGCACGAGGAGACCGCGCGGGTGTTCCGGGCCCGGGTGGTCAACCCGCGGTGGATCGAGGCGATGCGGCGGCACGGGTACAAGGGCGCGTTCGAGTTGGCGGCGACCGTCGACTACCTGTTCGGCTACGACGCCACGGCCGGCGTCGTCGCGGACTGGATGTACGAGAACCTGGCCGCGACGTACGCGCTCGACCCCGAGAACCAGAAGTTCTTCACCGAGTCGAACCCGTGGGCGCTGCACGCGATCACCGAGCGGCTGCTCGAGGCCGCGAACCGCGGGATGTGGGAGCACCCGGCGGACGAGACGCTGGCGGCGCTGCAGGAGCTGTACCTCGCCACCGAGGGTGACCTCGAGGACGAGTGA